GTGCCCGATGTCAGTATATTTGGCCCACATGGATACAAAAGAGCTTCCATTAAATTAACAGGCATCGTTCAGACGAAAAATCCCGTTCAATGAATGAAGAGCCGCTACCGTTAGGCCCTCGTGACCCGATTCCAGTATGGCGCCGACTATTTTCTGAAACGGAAGCGTCCCAAGCCAGACAGCTTTTAAGAATTGGTTAGACGTTATATCAAGAATGTATAAAGAGAGTTATACCAGTTTATTTAGCAACTCAGACGAGCTGGTAAAGCCTAATGACACACCTTCAAACGTTTGTGTTTGTCTCGAACGTTAGCGCGACGTCAAGCTTTAAAATGTGTGCATCTTTGTGCTGCCAGTCTGCCGGCAGATGCGATAAGAATCAAACTTTGGCTGCTCTTGTTTTGTTCTTGACATAGACAGATAAATAAATTGACACACTTACATAACTGTGTCACGGAGGTTATTGTGACAGGAAATTTGAAATGTTACAGACGCAAAATCTTGGATTAAGATAATACAAGCCGTAACAGCTAAATTTACCAGCGATAACTATCATTCCTCTGAGATAATACATGCCCATCAAAGTTGCCTTTTTACGTTAACAAGAGACAGACACACTTCGGTTAGCACAAGCTAACATGTCAAACGTTTATGGCCACAGAGTCCGAGGTTCAACCTTCGACCCGACACGCCTTCCTTCTCTGGTGTTGGAACCAGCCATTAGACATATCCCAAACTGTAGTTCTAGCTAGCCATTGTTCTTTGGGCTGATGATTGTCGCCGCTAAGAGCTGCCTCACAGTCAACTGAACAAAATGCGCTTCCATTATCACAATATTTTACGATACGTTAAAAGGCCTAATTATGCATATTATGTACATAAAAGTGCAGTTTTAAAAGCTGTGTTTCCTTTTCCATACCTGAGTAACGGCAGATAGCAGTGATGTCGGCGTACCGAGTTACAGCTGATTCTCTCAGCCCGTCCGTCTGAATGCAGTCCACGGGGTTTCCCTCCAATTACACAGGCACGGCCAGAGCAGGCGGGGAGTGACGTCAAACGTTACCAAGGCAACCGAACACGAGCCATTATGGGAGTTGTAGTGTCCATAACATTATCATTACTTCCCTGGTCTCTATGATTGCAAATGATGCAGTCAGTTATTAGAatttttatattgtatgtatggTATGTTATTAGAAGTTTGTGTGATGTGTCATGGTGTTATATTTGAGCAAAGCTGAGATGCACATTTATGAAAACCTCACCTAGAAACATCACATGCTTAATAAGATGTGGGTGCTGTGACACAGTTCATGGCTGTGAACGTCAACCTGTATGGAACTGACCAGAGATGGGGTCACATTTTACCCATttccaaaaaataatttttactaGAGACCACCAAGCTCCTCAGTGAGCACAGTGATATTTCTCTAACAAACTGAGATACTGTCTTTTTCCACACAGTTTAGGTGGCCTGGACAAACTGTGTCTGGAACAACATTTAGGAGTATTTGTTGGAGATGCTGAGGGCATCACAAACTAGAACACAGGACACAAAGCTACAGTATATCTTGCCTAATAGAAACTACTATTTCTGCATTCTGGTTGGTTTCCAAGGGGAGAGAGTGAAGCTATTTTTGCCTTGTCACATGTTTTCCCCTCGGGCCAAGATTTCAAGCTTGTAACCTATTTAAGGGCAGATCAGATAGTATTGGCTGTAAAAATGCACAGGCACCAGTGAAAGCAAGTGAAAGGCTCCTCTCACTTGTCAAGGTGTGGTCCAGGAGAGGATTTCAagtgaaggggaaaaaaatgactaagaTGACTGATGACTTCAAGATGTGTAACCAGTTTGATGAGTTCTCATTCAGTCTATCAACCACAGCTtgagaaacatgaacacacatgcacacacatacacattactACCAAGTTCAAGTGTTTTCCCAGCAACATTGTGTCTGAGATTTATCAGATATGTATGTTGAATGGCTGAgcatacttttaattttaataattccATTGTCATAAACAGGTCTGCAAGAATAGTCAAATCCCTGCATGAAACGTTCACATGCTAAAATGTCTGTTCTAGACTAAATAGTGGATTTAATCAGCAAATATGTAAAAGTGGATTTAAATACTTATTGTAAATCTAATGGACATCGATCTATTAGTCTACTCATGAGACAATGACATCTGCAGCATTTTCTGGGGTAGTACCTAGCAGAATTTCAAAGAGGAAATACAGTATTATGAGCTGAATGTTGGTCGAGTAGTTCAACCTTGAATGACTGAAGATTTAGCCTCTATTGTCTGCAGGCATTCACGCTGTGGAAATTGCGAAATCCCAACTGGCTCCACTTGTTCTGTAACTCATTCTAGTAAACGACTCCCATGAAGGGAATAGATGATAAAGACATTTCCTCGAAATGATCCGTTTATTATCACATTATCATTTTGTTCGGATATCTGTACAAACATTCGTGAGGTTTTCATGTGgctgtgtgatttttttgtaaGTCGtaattatttcaaaatttaaaggGGCACTTGTTTTACACACCAACATCAGTTTCTTTGTCGCTGGTCCCACTCAGCTTGTGGAAACAGTTGTGTAAAGTCTTCTGTGTCCCTGGGGGAGATTTGTCAATTCAGAGAATTTAACCCTGAGTTAGTGTTAGTTATTTCAGCCTGGGTTACTGCAGTACACATTGGAGGTGTGGACACAGAAAGATCTGGGTGTGAACCAAGTAGGGAGGCTCTAATGAAAGACGCTTTTGAGTTGccttatgggaaatgtaggatctagtgtttttggagctttacCCACACTAGGTACTACATTTTAGGATGTCTCAGCCTTTGCTGCTTCAATTCTGactgttctttttaaaaaatcgtTCTTTTGTGCATCTCCCAACttaatgaaaatgcaatatttaatAGTTGAAGGATAAACTCCTTGAGATGCACCAACTGGTTTTCATGGGcttacacagacacaaaacatgGATATtggcagagaggagaaaaaaaatccatattagACAATGTCAAAACATACATTTGTCTCTTTAGTAACTTTGTCCTTGGTCTTGATTATGAattcctttttaaaatctgatggCGAATGTGCTACAGAAGGAATTATAATATCTCCACATTGTTATTTTACAATGTgtttgtagtagtagtagagctTTGTGTATTCAGGATTTCTACTTGGAAGTACTGTGTGTAAAATAATTTTGGATACAGTTAGATTGAGgcatttgatatattttatcaCGCACACTTTGTAGAGTCACCACACTGCCACTTGTCAGGCTATCAGAGGGTTTACATGGAATTTATAATAGTTTTGTCTTTTACACAATGAGAGAAAAATCCAGCACTGATGTTTGAAGTAATAAAAGTCTTACCCTTGAAAGAACAAATAGCACAATACATATGCAGTAAGTTTTGTTGGTGTGATAATTTACCCATTAAGaccacacaaaacaataaaaatgactaTTTAAAAAATTCTATAAATGTATCATTTAGTTGACTAACAAAGATAGCCCCCCACTAGAATGTTAAACATACTGAGTCAACatgtcacatacagtatgtatatgaGTATTTCTGTATGCACTTGtagatgtgtgcatgtgtatgtctatgtatattattttttttacattttttttctttcccttttttctaatattttttgttcatCTAAGTTATGGTGACTTCTGTATAAATGAGGAAAACCAAGAAAATATAATCCACACGCACAAAAAAATAAGGCCTTGTTACATAACATCGTCTTTTGCAAGCCTTCATCTTGTTCCAGGTGTTACATGGCTGGAGTAGGGGGTGTGAGCAAGTGGTATTTGTCTTCAGGGTGAAAGAAACTATTGTACAGGCCTGTTCACAAAACCTGTTGTCCTAGTGGCACAACAGGCTGACCCCACTGTTTACAATACCAAGAGTCACAAGATGAGCTGTAGGCTTCTTTATCAGTCAAAAGTGTGAAGGCATCCTGAAAGAGCATGAAGCAAAGGCAGGCTTGTAGCATATGGGCTTCTCTGTGTATTAACACCACTTTGGCAGGGTTTGTACATAATCATGTTTGTGCACTATGTAGCAAATCTAATCCATCTATTCACATAGATGgataaacaaaaaactaaacaaaagctAATtctgcatttgaaaaaaaaaagtggtttgGTTTGACCCAAATCTGATAGGAAGTAATCCCTAAGTGAATGGAAATCCcttttaatttctacatatttgGGGTTACATGCAGGATAATAGAACTCAGAAAATACTTCTACTTGTAAACGTGAGTAAATTGCCATCTGTGCAGTATTAAGTATGCTTACATCTACTGGTAATGTAGACTGTTCTCTATCCACAGATGAGCATGTCAATTTACTCACCTCTCACTACAGGTCTGGGACTAGAAGAGACTTGCAACAGGAAAATGAACCACTATTGGAGGGACTGCCTCTAATATTTCATAGATTATCCACTTTGATGACTTTTTATAGTATTACAAGTCTCTGGACAAACAGAAGCCACCAGCAGGATGAATCAACAACTAACATGAATAGTGATTCATTATTATCTTCATGCTACATTTCTAGCTTGTAAATATAGATTGGGTTTTATTATCAACTGAGTGAATAAGCAACTGTTAGAGAGGTCTTGGACTCTCACCAAGGTGTAAACTGACAAGCTAATAAAACTCAGATTATTAGTTATATTAAACTTGTGGGGTCTAGAGCTTTAACTGAAGTGCTGGTGAGGACATTTATAGCATGGTTTAGAAATGGTTCACATGAGAGTGTTTACTGTAATATGGTAGTGACTATAATAGTTTGACAATAACTACAGCATATATAAAACTAAATACACCAGGTCAGGTCTGAATATGACTCCACATTACACTAATAATCCATATAGCAGGTGataacacaaacactcacatacacacacacaaaggacaaGAAATATCCAGGCGGAAACTTCTACAAGTTCAAGTCCTGTTCAAGaatatagtttaaaaaaaacaaaccttagTGCTGGTTAATCTAAAAGTAACACCTTTATTAAAAGGCTATACATTACATTACGTGGACAAAGGTATGAACattacaaaagtaaaaacatggCTGGTTGTCAGTCCAGACTTTAGCACAGTGATACAATGTCAGTGGTTAATGACCTGTAGGTCCAAATGTATTGAAAATAGTTTCTTTCGATAAATTAAATCTCTGTTAGCATGCTATGAAAAGAagctaatataaaaataagaacCAAAGCTACCTTACAGTGTAATGTAGATCAGACCTTTTAATGCAGGTAAGAATCAAAATACTTTTGCACCATCATGACGGGGTAACAGTAAAGAGTGTGAGACTGCAACTGGGATCTTTTTCACGTATGCCATCCAATGACAATTTTCTGGACAGTTACACAGCTGACAATACAAATAGTGATGAACAAAATCATTAGCAAATACTACACTGGTGCACACAATTATGTCACTTAATTCATTACAACAAACTGGGGGGTAGGAGTAGATCGTTAGTGTGAACACACAGTGCAAACTTTTATCTTCATCCTAATTCACTGAACAGACCACTCCTGACAGGATCAAAGACAAGATGAGTGTTTTAAACAGTCATCACATTGCTCGAAGTTCATGAAATTGTGTCAGGAAAGGGTTTACTATGAGCAGACTTGTAGTGCCCTCTCTGGTCAACTTTTATACCTCTACTGTACATGAGAGAGTAATGGGAAAATGTAACGCACAGTTTCAGTACCCGTGTAGCACGATGTGTTTAATATATTCTTTATATCAACAAAAATTACAGACTTAACAATTTAGAAATTATCTAGATGACGAAAACTAAAAATCAGTGCAGAATGGAGCTAAATTGAAATTAATTCAAAAGAACACATTATTAGTGGTTCTGAATTAGTGTCTTTCCAAGCTCATTAGGAATTAATAAGTCAGTGTGAATAAACTATATTTATGACTCCAACCCTGGTGGATCACAACTTTGCTTCAGTCAAAAATCCATAGTGGTTTTAACAGTACACTGGATTTGGATAAGGATGACTTACAATCATCATTTCAGTATTGCAACTTTGTTCAGCTGAGGCAGTGCCAATTCATATTTTCTTCTACACTGGAAACTTGTCCTGACACAGTGGGAGCCCTGAGATGGTGTAATGGCAGTACAGCCTGTGGACAAGCTGGTCTGGTCAGcattacattttgaaatgatcAGATAAGAAAATATTGCAAGCAATCAGGGATTGAACAGATACATTTTTGGCACATGCCAAGAAAAGGTAGCTGGCAGCTGTGTGTCTACCTTCAGTACTGACCCAGGATCAAATTGTAGCAAGTGAGGAAGCTTTGCACAAATTCAATCTGGAAGAAACACCATGAGCAGGCAGGCAAGTACCATCCCTGCTTTACTACATTAAGCAGCATGAGGAATAATTGCAGTTGTACCTCTTAtctgaaatattacaaaatgtaGAAACCTGTCCTGAATCAGTCCCAACTGTCTTACTGAAAGAGAGGTGAATCGGTTACGCCTCCACACCAACCAACTCCGGGGGCATCGGAGACTTTGGATGTTTGCTTTCAAAGTGTTGCTTAAAGGTCTTCGGGTCGGGcatttgtgtctgataaaatgtaaaggaaagaaaaagagagaacattAACAAAATGATATACATTTACAAGGCAGTATATGAAAtgcatattaataaaaatgttatcacTATACTTGGTATCCAGATCATGGATCAGATCATGGCAATTTATATTCTCATAAAATTGTATCAGTTTGCTCTGGTTCAGAAGACATGGCTCTgtccactgtgttggaaaatgaactgatgaaACTATCAGCAGACAGCAACCTGAGGCTTCAGCTCACACAAGTGCACCTTGTTTCATTCTAGATACTGGCTGCCAGTCAATATCCCTATCAAAATGGGcaatcaaatttctgttgcTTTTGACTGCCACCTATTGATGTGAGTCAGGGCTTTCCATTGtgactgtcacaaaatcaaaggcaaggaacaaactgaaagcaactTTGAATGCTAATCTGCATGTCAGCCTCTCACCAATCCCCGCACGACTTGATCTCATTATTTCCCAGAGCAAGCCCAAGTGTCTCACTGAGGATAAGCAGAGTATTTATTTACAGCTGACAGTAGcataacacatatttacagcccagtttatttgtcatgttatgttttttttccatttatttggGAAGGTGGTCCTCTGAAAATTTCTAACAATCACAAGTGGGCCTTAAGTTACAAAAGGTTGAGAAACCCTGCTTTAAACCACTTTCAGAGTATCTAAAAGAACATATATGGACCTTAAGATTTGGTTAGAGTTCCCTAAAGATGAAACAGGGAGAGACGGTGGATCAGCCAAGGTCTACCTGTCTATCATGCACATTGGCTTTTAAACAACTAATGAGACTTtaataaatcttaaaataaataacttaacTATATTCATGTGAAAAAAGGAGCTACAATAGTACTGAGTTCTGTTAGCTTGGTGGGAATATGCCAGCTATAAACACATAACAGTTAGGAACACCTGTAACAACCCAATGCAACAGCCTGAGATGAATCCTACCACTATGAAGCTTCTAATGTTCAGTTTTAGTAAGAGAGAGGCTGATTTCACTTGATGCAGTCCAATGCAATATCACCACTGACTACAGCTTAATCGGCTAAACTGGGCACCAAATGAACTGATAACTTTGTGAAGCTATTGACAATAGCTGGTTCACTAGTATATTGTACAGCCAGTAACTACCCGATGTAGGGCTACAATGAAATGTAAAGAGTGATGATCTGGTATAGGCATTGCCTTAATTATACTTACATGACAGCCTCTTTGATATATACTTTCACAAAGCAATTGAAGCAATTTAATAATCCTCAGTAGTGGAAGGCAAGCAGCTTCTTTGCCTGTCCCTCCATCTACTGAGTTCATCTTTCCATCCTAACTTCATGGTTAAATAATAATGAGCTCATAAAAGAATTATTTAGCCctgtttctttctgtatttgctTGAGCACATACCCGACACACAGAGCATGTGTATACTAAAGCAGCCTTAGCTGCTGCCTTCTGGTCATGGCCTTTGGTCTTCTTGATATCTGCCTGCTTTTTGGCATTCTTCTGCTGGGACTGGAACTTCTGGTGCCCACGGGCCATATCTGATGCTAgacctaaaaaaaacatatatatacatacatatatatatatatacacacacaagagtTTGATCAGCACAAGACCATAAAGTAGCATCCATGAACTGAAAAAGACCTAGCTGCAAACAATGTCTTCtgagaaggaaaggaaaaatgGAAAGCACCAAGGGACTGAAAGGCACACTAACTGGGAATGCAAAGCAGTCACACCAGCTGATAAAGCAACCGTATCATGTACAATGAAGAGACAACTGTCTTATAAGATCAATAGGCTTCAATATTTGCAAGACAGCAGTGGCTGCGAAAATTAAAACCTTTAGAACTAGGTTAATTGCCACTTTTTGGGTCACAGGGATAAAGCAATTAACTTGGAAATTTCCCCAAAGAAATTCAGACTACAATCATTCAAAGTTATAACAGAGAGAATAGATTTGGGTCAGTGCTATGGTTATATGAACTTTGTTTATGAGTGATAGTGACGAGGGAAGGACTAGTGTTCTGTCAATACAACTGTTGACGATCAAGAATACCACACTTATCACAACAGTGTGTGTTAGAGGGTAGTAACCGTTTACATATAGAATCTCATCCACCCATGAGCACTGTGGGAGACGTGAAGTCAGTGTCCGCCATGCATCGCTATCACTCGGCTTTAACAACGTTAGCAGCGGTAGCGCTAGCCAACTTTAGCTGACCACCGAGAGTTTAGGTTAAGAGCGACAGTTTCAAGCGGTTGTTGTGGAAGACAGAGTCGTCTTAGCAACAAAAACtcacacattttaatacatttatgacAGAAGTATAACTTCACATCAAATTTAATGCTCAACTAATTCAGGGAGACAAGCCATCTGTTAGCCGGTTGCTATCGCTACCGTTAGGTTAGCTAACGATGGCTAGGAATAGCATGGaggataacacacacaaaacaggaacTCTGATAGAGATATTATGAGTAAGAAGTCAGGATGCAGATTTGGTAAATGTCTTACCAGTGACAAATTACTGTATTAGTTACTGcagataaacaacaaaataagattcAAGAAACGCTCCTCCGGACCTTCCGCCGCTTCAAGTGGGTTGCCCTTACTGCACTACTGCGCATGCCCGTAAAGTGTGCTGCCTTCAAGTGCTGTCAGTAAGTGGACAAGGATTCATAAATACGCCTTGAGTTTTGCAATGATATAGACAATGGTGGGAAAGTTTCTGAGAGCACCTCAAGGTAGCATCACTTCCATCCTCTCAGCTTCAAGgctatttaagaaaaaaataataattaaaaactcaaataaaaacGTACCAAAGTTTGTGAACAGAAAGCAGTCCCTTACCCATAAAGAATATATTTCTCTATTGGATTGACCACATTTGTGAAGTCCATTCATGAATAACTTTCTTTCTACACGGTGCGAGATTGAATGCCTGCCACAAGGTGTCACGGTACAGACAACAATAAGGCCAAGGTTACTCAGAACAGCTATTACGTTCCTCATTTTACATATTACTATGTTCATGATTAAGAAAAGATATGGTCCCTGGCATAGTCGTAAATACAAACTATACctatatttatacagtataagcTTATAtaaggggaagggagggggttCCTATCAGTAaatgtcactttatttttttatgtacagCTTCTAATATAATATTGTAAGTAGTATTAATAGTTAATGTGGAGGAAATCATACCAGTGTCAGGAGAGACCGTAGATAAAACAAATTTGCTTAATTTCAGGTCAGCCCCCACCCTTTCCCACTCCTCCTGATTCACCAATGGGAAAACGATTGTACCACCTGTGAAGAAACATCTAACCAATCAGCAGCGCAACTTTCGTTTCCTTGTTTACCCTACTTCTTCAGGTGCTGCACTACCCATCCCTAAACTTACCAACTTCTCCAAAAAGGATACAAACCTGACTATTGCAAGACATGTAGCTCTGTGTACCGTCAGTAGCAGGCTCACATTTAACTGACGCCAAGGACATTGGAATATATTTTAGTATGCAAGGTTACAGATGATTTCATTGGCTGTTTTGACAGATATGTTAAATAGAGTCAGCCTTTTGCGGGCCTAGTTTTCTCAGTCTCCCTCTCAAAGTTACCTGCACTAACTAGAAAGTCCAGTTTCTCAAGAGTCCTGGAGGCAGCATGGACCTGGACAGGTAAGAGAAGATTATCAGTTTTATGGGTTATAACTTCTGTTCAtgccattaaaatgtttttacaa
This sequence is a window from Thunnus thynnus chromosome 10, fThuThy2.1, whole genome shotgun sequence. Protein-coding genes within it:
- the LOC137191932 gene encoding zinc finger protein 706-like — translated: MARGHQKFQSQQKNAKKQADIKKTKGHDQKAAAKAALVYTCSVCRTQMPDPKTFKQHFESKHPKSPMPPELVGVEA